The genome window ATGAACAAACCGCCCGTATCGACAAAATCCCAGACAGCCTCGCTGTACTTGTTCACAGCTTGGTCTTCGGCCTTGAGCAGATAAAGATTCTTGGATTCCGCGTCCTTACGCTTCTTGATGTCCTCCATGTCCTCTGCGGAGGACTTCACGACATAGACGTTCTTGGTTCTTTCCTTTCTTCGCATGGCACGTTCCGTGAGTTGCTGCACAGAGAATGAATTCCAACCACTTACCCTGCCTATAGCACCATCAGTGCGGTGAGAGGAAGTATTTTTGCCGTACAGCAAAAAGGCCGCCGGATCGCTCCGGCGGCCTTGTCAATCTGGGAATCGCGGCAGTGCTATTTCACGTGGCATTCGCCGCAGGCCACCGGGCCCTTGGCAGCGTCCTCGTGACACTGGATGCACTGCTTGTGGTAGGCGGTCTTCAGGTCCATGGATCCGTCCGCGGGAGCCGCCTCATGGCAGTCCGCGCAGGCCACGGGATCACCCTCGACCAGCTCGCCGTTTTCCTTGCCTTCGTGGTGGCAGGGCAGGCAGCCGTCCAGACCGGCCTTTTCATTGTGCTCGTCGTGCATGAAGGGCACGGCCGGGCGCTCGGCCTTCTGGAAGGCCGGGTTCTTGAGTTCCTTGATGTCCTCCTGGCAGAAGGCCGGAAGGATGAACACGACGACAGCGGCGAAAGCCAGCAGGAGTGTGATGGTTTTTTTCATGCTCTCGCCTCCCTATTCCACAGCCTTGGTCTTGACCATGTTGGTGTAGATGATGTCGCCCAGGAACTTGATATCCATCTCAATGCCGTAGTGGTGGATGATGTCTTCCAGACCGCCATGGCAGTTGTGGCACGGAGCCAGGATGGTGCGCACGCCCTTGTCGTAGGCGGCCTTGAGCTGGTCGGCCTTGATCTTGTTGCCTTCCAT of Salidesulfovibrio onnuriiensis contains these proteins:
- the tmcA gene encoding acidic tetraheme cytochrome c3 TmcA, coding for MKKTITLLLAFAAVVVFILPAFCQEDIKELKNPAFQKAERPAVPFMHDEHNEKAGLDGCLPCHHEGKENGELVEGDPVACADCHEAAPADGSMDLKTAYHKQCIQCHEDAAKGPVACGECHVK